A genomic segment from Dendropsophus ebraccatus isolate aDenEbr1 chromosome 7, aDenEbr1.pat, whole genome shotgun sequence encodes:
- the LOC138796532 gene encoding vomeronasal type-2 receptor 26-like translates to MNQCVLKPTEYLFYNHHDPTVMAVSFISVLCFAKTSTILGIFILFRDTPVVRANNQTLSFILLVSIMLSFLCVFLFLGRPTHVTCMLRQTSFGIIFSVAISSILAKTIMVYMAFKATKPGSSWRKFIGVKIPNCVVFFCSFLQVLLSIIWLSTSPPFPEQNTHLYQDKIIFQCNEGSMLAFSILLGYMGLLAAVSFIVAFLARNLPDSFNEAKNITFSMLVVCSVWVAFIPAYMSVTGKNTVLVEIFAIISSSVGILGCIFFPKCYVILVRPELNTKSSLLRQH, encoded by the coding sequence ATGAACCAGTGTGTGCTAAAACCTACTGAATATTTATTCTACAATCATCATGACCCAACAGTTATGGCCGTCTCCTTTATATCTGTCCTGTGTTTTGCAAAAACATCAACAATCTTGGGCATCTTCATTCTATTCCGAGACACTCCAGTGGTCAGAGCCAATAACCAAACCCTGAGCTTcatcctcctggtctccatcatgTTGAGTTTCCTCTGTGTGTTCCTGTTCCTGGGTCGCCCTACACATGTCACCTGTATGCTCCGCCAGACTTCATTTGGGATCATCTTCTCAGTAGCCATCTCTTCTATTCTGGCTAAAACCATCATGGTCTACATGGCCTTCAAAGCCACCAAACCTGGAAGCTCATGGAGGAAATTTATTGGTGTGAAAATCCcaaactgtgttgtcttcttctgTTCATTTCTTCAAGTGTTACTCAGTATCATCTGgttatctacatctcctccattccCAGAACAGAATACTCACTTATATCAAGACAAGATCATAttccagtgtaatgaagggtcaatgCTGGCCTTCTCCATACTCCTGGGCTATATGGGACTACTCGCTGCTGTTAGTTTCATTGTTGCTTTCTTGGCCAGAAATTTACCAGATAGTTTTAATGAAGCTAAAAACATCACATTCAGCATGCTGGTTGTGTGCAGTGTCTGGGTGGCTTTTATCCCGGCCTATATGAGTGTTACTGGGAAGAATACAGTTCTTGTAGAAATATTTGCTATAATATCTTCAAGTGTTGGTATTTTAGGCTGCATATTCTTCCCAAAATGTTATGTAATACTGGTGAGACCGGAGTTAAATACAAAAAGTAGTTTATTAAGACAACACTGA